Proteins encoded together in one Polaribacter reichenbachii window:
- a CDS encoding LamG domain-containing protein: protein MKFNFSILFFILFLIFGCKHSSEKKGISNQFTEWIVADLLEEKSENVVINGNPKLVDYPYGKAVNFNGVDDALFLDQMPLKGATSFTIEMVFNPSDIEAPFEQRILHLGEVSKDRMLLEIRAVENNWYFDGFVASGNNKRALIDEKLIHPLGQWYHVALVITPNSITTYVNGKKELEDVFSFKPINTGKSSLGVRLNKRSWFKGSIFKVRISPKALQPNNFISLEKLIK, encoded by the coding sequence ATGAAATTTAATTTTTCTATACTATTTTTTATTCTATTTCTAATTTTTGGTTGTAAACATAGCTCAGAAAAGAAAGGAATATCGAATCAATTTACAGAGTGGATAGTTGCTGATCTATTAGAAGAAAAATCAGAAAATGTAGTAATTAATGGTAATCCTAAATTGGTGGATTACCCATATGGAAAAGCAGTTAATTTTAACGGAGTTGATGATGCCCTATTTTTAGATCAAATGCCACTTAAAGGAGCAACATCATTTACAATAGAAATGGTTTTTAATCCTTCTGATATTGAAGCTCCTTTTGAGCAAAGAATACTTCATTTAGGTGAAGTTTCTAAAGACAGAATGTTACTAGAAATTAGAGCTGTTGAAAATAACTGGTATTTTGATGGTTTTGTTGCTTCAGGAAATAATAAAAGAGCACTCATAGATGAAAAGTTAATTCATCCTTTAGGACAATGGTATCATGTGGCTTTAGTTATAACACCAAATAGTATTACTACTTATGTTAATGGAAAAAAAGAATTGGAAGATGTTTTTTCTTTTAAGCCAATTAACACTGGAAAAAGTTCTTTAGGCGTTCGTTTAAACAAAAGATCTTGGTTTAAAGGAAGTATATTTAAAGTGAGAATTAGCCCAAAAGCTCTTCAACCAAATAATTTTATTTCTTTAGAAAAACTCATAAAATGA
- a CDS encoding rhamnogalacturonan acetylesterase, with protein MKNFKVYFILCLIIFQSCKNTSQEEKKIEPKAITIYTIGDSTMADKPNPNENPERGWCQLFPLFLNENATLKNYAVNGRSSRSFILEKRWDTVYNQLKKGDYVFIQFGHNDQKFKAPTRYTNPHVGYRYNLIRFVEEAREKGAIPILFSSIVRRKFNEFGTLIDTHGAYPLEVRLVAQEFDVPFIDLQYLTEKLEESYGVEGSKKLHLHYLPNEIPYYPKGKEDNTHLSVLGATEISKLAVNSLKEKVSSLAAFIKK; from the coding sequence ATGAAGAACTTTAAAGTGTACTTTATTTTATGTTTAATAATATTTCAATCTTGTAAAAATACAAGTCAAGAAGAAAAAAAAATTGAGCCAAAAGCAATAACTATTTACACAATTGGAGACTCTACAATGGCAGATAAACCCAATCCAAATGAAAATCCAGAACGCGGTTGGTGTCAATTATTTCCTTTATTTTTAAATGAAAATGCTACTTTAAAAAATTATGCAGTAAATGGCAGAAGTTCTAGAAGTTTTATTTTAGAAAAACGTTGGGATACTGTTTATAATCAATTAAAAAAAGGCGATTATGTTTTTATTCAATTTGGTCATAATGATCAAAAGTTTAAAGCTCCAACACGTTATACAAACCCACATGTTGGTTATCGTTATAATTTAATTCGATTTGTAGAAGAAGCAAGAGAAAAAGGAGCAATACCTATTTTGTTTTCATCAATAGTTAGAAGAAAATTTAATGAATTTGGTACGTTAATAGACACACATGGAGCGTATCCTTTAGAAGTAAGATTAGTAGCTCAAGAATTCGATGTTCCTTTTATCGATCTTCAATATTTAACAGAAAAATTAGAAGAGTCTTATGGAGTTGAAGGTTCTAAAAAGTTACACTTACATTATCTACCAAATGAAATTCCTTATTATCCAAAAGGAAAAGAAGATAATACACATTTATCTGTTTTAGGAGCAACAGAAATATCAAAATTAGCGGTAAATTCATTGAAAGAAAAAGTAAGTTCTTTAGCTGCTTTTATCAAAAAATAA
- a CDS encoding DUF1593 domain-containing protein, producing the protein MKRFIFFITLLIVPIVLKAQEALAINNTRVIVTSDGEIDDECSMVRFLLYANEWDIEGIITSSSQYHWRGHKWAGDDWIDPSLNAYAKVYSNLIKHDKNYPTVAYLKAHTFLGNVETEGEMDAITAGSEHIVKVLLDKSDHRPIWIQAWGGTNTIARALKTIEEDFSKEMDYVAKKIRFFFIWEQDKTYQNYIRKHWGKYNILTIISDQFEAIAYRWKKVQPKEMQPYFEGAWMKKNILENHGPLCASYKSHENGDFRSEGDSPAFLHTINTGLRNLESPNFGGWGGRYVKVRENTWLDYVPVPEYKYPEGRWYGSSGWGRNSLKKKSKSTKEQRNEYFKPMWRWSEALQNDFASRADWCVKSFEEANHAPIVRLNHPNNLKIKQGRKVRLSALGTNDPDGDELTYNWWQYKEASSYKESIKIKNWNNQKAVFKIPNRVNKGETIHIICEVKDNGIPQLTRYQRVIIQVE; encoded by the coding sequence ATGAAACGGTTTATTTTTTTTATCACATTACTAATAGTTCCTATTGTTTTAAAAGCACAAGAAGCTTTAGCTATTAATAACACTCGTGTTATTGTAACAAGTGATGGAGAAATAGATGACGAATGCTCAATGGTAAGGTTTTTACTATATGCAAATGAATGGGATATAGAAGGTATTATTACATCTAGTTCTCAATATCATTGGCGTGGTCATAAATGGGCTGGAGATGATTGGATTGATCCCAGTTTAAATGCATATGCAAAAGTATATTCAAACCTTATAAAACATGATAAAAATTATCCTACAGTTGCATATTTAAAAGCTCATACTTTTTTAGGAAATGTTGAAACGGAAGGTGAAATGGATGCCATAACAGCAGGTTCAGAGCATATCGTAAAAGTTCTTTTAGATAAAAGTGATCATCGCCCAATTTGGATTCAAGCTTGGGGAGGAACAAATACCATTGCTCGCGCTTTAAAAACAATTGAAGAAGATTTTTCGAAGGAAATGGATTATGTAGCTAAAAAAATTAGATTCTTTTTTATCTGGGAACAAGACAAAACTTATCAAAATTATATAAGAAAGCATTGGGGGAAATATAATATTCTTACTATAATTTCAGATCAGTTTGAAGCCATTGCGTATCGTTGGAAAAAAGTACAACCAAAAGAAATGCAACCTTATTTTGAAGGCGCTTGGATGAAAAAAAACATACTAGAAAATCACGGACCATTATGTGCTTCTTATAAATCTCATGAAAATGGTGATTTTAGATCAGAAGGAGATTCACCTGCTTTTTTACATACTATAAATACCGGATTAAGAAACTTAGAATCGCCTAATTTTGGAGGTTGGGGTGGACGTTACGTTAAAGTTCGTGAAAATACATGGTTAGATTATGTGCCAGTTCCGGAATATAAATATCCAGAAGGAAGATGGTATGGAAGTTCTGGTTGGGGAAGAAATAGTTTGAAAAAAAAATCTAAGAGTACAAAAGAACAACGAAATGAATATTTTAAACCAATGTGGCGTTGGTCTGAAGCCTTACAAAACGATTTTGCTTCTAGAGCAGATTGGTGTGTAAAATCATTTGAAGAAGCAAATCATGCTCCAATTGTGAGATTAAATCATCCTAATAATTTAAAAATTAAACAAGGAAGGAAAGTAAGATTAAGTGCATTAGGAACTAACGATCCTGATGGAGATGAATTGACATATAATTGGTGGCAATATAAAGAAGCATCATCCTATAAAGAAAGTATTAAAATTAAGAATTGGAACAATCAGAAAGCTGTTTTTAAGATTCCTAATAGGGTTAACAAAGGAGAAACAATTCATATTATTTGTGAAGTAAAAGACAATGGAATACCACAATTAACAAGATATCAACGTGTAATTATTCAAGTTGAATAA
- the pelA gene encoding pectate lyase, whose product MKTQKILFFLSAIILFSIHMNAQVHNKSWRDITNKKEGVWFASSEAKQIAENVLLYQRKIGGWPKNVQMHQPLSESKKQKLKAIKSSTKNVTTDNGATYQEMLFLSKVYRQQPDERFKNAFLKGVNYLLEAQYENGGWPQFYPLRKGYYTHITYNDDSMVNILNLLKELKDNTNYYSITPSDDVLKKIEIAFKKGIDCILKTQYKQNGVLTSWCAQHNENTLEPAKARAYELPSLSGAESAHIVLLLMSIENPSKEIINAINSAVTWFDKVKITGLRKDRVYNSVGKTINKRMIPDETAPAIWARFMNLEDNKPFFCDRDGIKKATLAEIGEERRNGYAWYKNDPQLVLDAYPKWKKDNDSKVVKKPKNPFKIVVAKDGSGDYSSIQEAINGAKSFPYDKITIFIKNGVYYEKVKIHEWNSNISLVGESKENTIITYDDYFSKLGLGRNSTFYTYTLLVEANNVILKNLTIKNSSGEVGQAVALSIFSDEVAVVNCKLLGNQDTLYASGKGKQYYKDSYIEGTTDFIFGSATAYFENCQIHSKKDSYITAASTPKDSLFGYVFKNCKLTAEKEVSKVYLGRPWRIYAQTVFINCDLGSHILPEGWHNWKKSEAKKTTFYAEYNNKGEGFRPEERVQWSLQLNKRQAKKYTLKNILGKYKTSKKEWYEEL is encoded by the coding sequence ATGAAAACACAAAAAATACTATTTTTTTTAAGCGCTATTATTCTATTTAGCATACATATGAATGCTCAAGTTCATAACAAGTCTTGGAGAGATATTACTAATAAAAAAGAGGGAGTCTGGTTTGCTAGTTCTGAAGCAAAACAAATTGCAGAAAACGTTTTATTGTACCAACGTAAAATTGGTGGTTGGCCAAAAAATGTACAGATGCATCAGCCATTATCTGAATCTAAAAAACAAAAATTAAAAGCAATAAAATCTAGTACGAAGAATGTAACTACAGATAATGGTGCAACGTATCAAGAAATGCTTTTTTTGTCTAAAGTTTATAGACAACAACCAGATGAAAGATTTAAAAATGCATTTTTAAAAGGAGTTAATTATTTATTAGAAGCACAGTATGAAAATGGAGGATGGCCACAATTTTATCCGTTAAGAAAAGGGTATTATACACATATTACATATAATGATGATTCTATGGTAAACATTTTAAATCTCTTAAAAGAACTGAAAGACAATACCAATTATTATTCAATTACACCTTCTGATGATGTTTTAAAAAAAATAGAAATTGCCTTTAAAAAAGGGATAGATTGTATTTTAAAAACACAATACAAACAAAACGGAGTTTTAACTTCTTGGTGCGCCCAACATAATGAAAATACTTTAGAACCCGCCAAAGCTAGAGCCTATGAATTACCTTCTTTAAGTGGTGCAGAATCTGCCCATATTGTTTTGCTATTAATGTCTATAGAAAACCCATCAAAAGAAATTATAAACGCAATAAATAGCGCTGTTACTTGGTTTGATAAAGTAAAAATTACTGGATTAAGAAAAGATAGAGTTTATAATAGCGTTGGCAAAACAATTAATAAAAGAATGATTCCTGATGAAACTGCTCCTGCAATTTGGGCGCGTTTTATGAATTTAGAAGACAACAAACCCTTTTTTTGTGATAGAGATGGAATTAAAAAAGCAACTTTAGCAGAAATTGGTGAAGAGCGTAGAAATGGTTATGCTTGGTACAAAAATGATCCCCAATTGGTTTTAGATGCATATCCAAAATGGAAAAAGGATAATGATTCTAAAGTTGTGAAAAAGCCAAAAAATCCATTTAAGATTGTTGTTGCAAAAGATGGAAGTGGTGATTATAGTAGTATTCAAGAAGCAATTAATGGAGCAAAGTCTTTTCCTTATGATAAGATTACAATTTTTATAAAAAACGGAGTCTATTATGAGAAAGTAAAAATTCACGAGTGGAATTCTAATATTTCTTTAGTAGGTGAGAGTAAAGAAAATACTATAATTACGTATGATGATTATTTTAGCAAGTTAGGTTTAGGTAGAAATAGTACATTTTATACCTACACATTATTGGTTGAAGCAAATAATGTAATTCTTAAAAACTTAACTATTAAAAACTCTTCAGGAGAAGTTGGTCAAGCAGTAGCTTTGTCTATATTTTCAGATGAAGTAGCAGTTGTTAATTGTAAGCTTTTAGGTAATCAAGACACATTGTATGCTTCAGGAAAAGGGAAGCAATATTACAAAGATTCTTATATTGAAGGTACTACAGATTTTATCTTTGGAAGTGCAACTGCGTATTTTGAAAACTGCCAAATCCACAGTAAAAAAGATTCTTATATTACGGCAGCTTCAACACCCAAAGACTCGTTATTTGGTTATGTATTTAAAAATTGTAAGCTTACAGCAGAAAAGGAAGTTAGTAAAGTATACTTAGGAAGACCATGGAGAATTTATGCTCAAACGGTTTTTATTAATTGCGATTTGGGAAGTCATATTTTACCAGAAGGTTGGCACAATTGGAAAAAATCCGAAGCTAAAAAAACTACATTTTATGCAGAGTATAATAATAAAGGTGAAGGTTTTCGACCTGAAGAAAGAGTGCAGTGGTCCCTTCAATTAAACAAACGTCAAGCCAAAAAATATACACTTAAAAATATATTAGGTAAGTATAAAACCTCAAAAAAAGAATGGTATGAAGAACTTTAA
- a CDS encoding glycosyltransferase family 4 protein, with amino-acid sequence MRIGIIIGRIGGVDGVALETEKWIDILKKLGHEVFIMSGEFESWTMDYEHDYLYPALSFFSVEAEWGQRKAFFEPDNDPDPLLNHVENASNKIYKAMLQWVKDKKIEAILSENASALPCHLSMGVAIKKLIIDTGLPIVTHDHDFHWERGQRYVSKHDEINNYVDDNFPLLLPNVKHAVINTFGVETFKNRFNIDATLVPNVMDFNRVYGVPTPENQFFLKDIGITEDEIALLQVTRIVRRKGIETAISLIDKLDDKKLKLVITGNNNDDENKEYYNELVDQIHELNLSRQVIFADHKVLDHKDLSDVYAHGRACTYFSTYEGFGNAFVETILAKKPIFVNNYKPVYMQDIGNKGFETVMIEDSNLTNDKVQQMSDIIYNPKRCLEIGEANFKIGKKHFSYEVLEEKLKGLFTF; translated from the coding sequence ATGCGTATAGGAATTATTATTGGAAGAATTGGCGGTGTTGATGGTGTTGCTTTAGAGACTGAAAAATGGATTGACATTTTAAAAAAACTAGGCCATGAAGTATTTATTATGTCTGGCGAATTTGAATCTTGGACAATGGATTATGAGCACGATTATTTATATCCTGCTTTATCCTTTTTCTCTGTTGAAGCAGAATGGGGTCAACGAAAAGCATTTTTTGAACCAGATAATGATCCAGATCCATTATTAAATCACGTAGAAAATGCTTCTAATAAAATTTATAAAGCAATGCTTCAGTGGGTTAAAGATAAAAAAATAGAAGCTATATTATCTGAAAATGCTTCTGCATTGCCTTGCCACTTATCAATGGGAGTTGCCATAAAAAAATTAATTATAGATACAGGATTGCCAATTGTTACCCATGACCATGATTTTCATTGGGAACGTGGCCAACGTTATGTTTCTAAACATGATGAAATTAATAATTATGTAGATGATAATTTTCCGTTGTTATTACCCAATGTAAAACATGCTGTAATTAACACTTTTGGAGTAGAAACATTTAAAAACAGATTTAATATTGATGCTACTTTAGTACCCAATGTTATGGATTTTAATCGTGTTTACGGTGTGCCAACTCCAGAAAATCAGTTTTTTTTAAAGGATATTGGTATTACAGAAGATGAAATTGCTCTTTTACAAGTTACGCGTATTGTAAGACGAAAAGGTATTGAAACCGCTATTTCTTTAATTGATAAATTAGATGATAAAAAATTAAAACTAGTAATTACTGGTAATAATAATGATGATGAAAATAAAGAATATTACAATGAGCTTGTAGATCAAATTCATGAATTGAATTTATCTCGTCAAGTTATTTTTGCTGACCATAAAGTATTAGATCACAAAGATTTGTCTGATGTTTACGCACATGGACGAGCCTGTACGTATTTTAGCACTTATGAAGGTTTTGGTAATGCTTTTGTGGAAACAATATTGGCTAAAAAACCAATTTTTGTAAATAATTACAAACCTGTTTATATGCAAGATATTGGTAATAAGGGTTTTGAAACTGTTATGATAGAAGATAGTAACCTTACCAATGATAAAGTACAACAAATGTCTGATATTATTTACAATCCTAAACGATGTTTAGAAATTGGAGAAGCTAATTTTAAAATAGGTAAAAAGCACTTTTCTTACGAAGTATTGGAAGAAAAATTAAAAGGCTTATTTACATTTTAA
- a CDS encoding phosphodiester glycosidase family protein, protein MNLNKKLKISSVLEELKTEKINTWFDLGLFLDRFKEKNSNSGFTKDSISFDKHLQTGGIAFLTFYFTIDGITVETEKYAQTFQNIYPNLPIHFVAGDIKQEADELIPKNALKKVIPEMEAFDAWPLYDDFFKIKMERGSESYNSLIGKYWKEVLVLVEKLGTYIEENEISLLYLINVCSNPGNVSLALATVLISEYLGIPVINNNHDFYWEGGNREVEIKTKGLKKGPRDFFFHNAHVGEFFSIIEMIYPWESRSWMNVNINKIQQNHLINTNGHNPANVALLGTAVDTKLHQMSKRDIIKAFMQVSTIFANKKKTITVHTVANHTDSKRSLKPILLGYKKMKEFDFVNNNIVFLQPTRVISRKSIEINFKLIKRLFSYDAFAEKFATNPQLKLSLIVSGPIPHGQQNYYQELKEDFQQFLKELSSNHRSKIFLGFLFSEFDKNDFKKKYKKPLDIEQLYDVASLILLPSQTEGRGLPIIEAAACGTPIFCRQYEPRQVYDEVIGRHLDESLRLNVLEFKGSKVPKKLAEKICDHVFYPQNRMVDVTHNRSVINKRYSLEALQKNMEYILNRLHLQLQSISNDVNAQVVSLVGEYQKMVNFENEDLRAILNKKKRHYLPGYGRLSFMIYLKSLIDPSFFRVEEQLIKGKVMSYARMMENDIPDLVNTDLNLIHKYYNAIDDIFKYVDGEFSIRHDHALAYRHRNKKKYAYQSFTYHEVTGLVNMIYSDVFKPKNLPDLTLAPQFFADWELALFQLTNSKFLGIDDRKTLTEKLKQNIPKGYFPGRFIKHELEYFVLQPIRAQLKLKIEEELTKEVLLEKASTLQKIYIFIHEPRITKWFSNANIKEYLESGKEPELGLLFKTGIVEIIETKQWSEGVHFPQMGPKAIKILREIKEAEGFIITNGEYAAMMTDIIEIDHFHIGKVDHNMTAKIMGIPKDSGFIQFVPAAVRTTLAYPTPIQTAKDFDTILKGDLFKKLKNQLGEKELLNMISQDAIENGTPIAKLLEQILQNLNSEKTEEKVKSSFAGGVYEDGMPWSGVLAEIDTKKHNWKFAAHIANKEPKNVPALIKEHQKKSGNTKNIELAWNGGYILNPELVGKLGLPETYIGSPLGLLIMNNKVFCPPLFNKPAFIIYKNGDIDIRKVNCKAGFIIKGKQAKLTFDKKNYNKHNSKEPCFYDLSYTENTISADGNIIVRIAGNKVKEIIETKDKEQISIIPVGITLSIPKNDFKVDMFKIGSPLDIELLEPLTNPYNWKEISYAIEAGPMLIDDGKQILNMEEEGWKTTNSIKTQAARLDFTDMRGPKIAVGITKTGKLMVLMVNGRIRESVGATHLDMVDILLKYGMHKAMGFDPGGSSTLVVNNEIMNISPYNKNYEKNIYALPPEPRFVANAILGWIE, encoded by the coding sequence ATGAATCTCAATAAAAAATTAAAAATTAGTTCTGTTTTAGAAGAGCTAAAAACCGAAAAAATTAATACATGGTTTGATTTAGGTCTGTTTTTAGACAGGTTTAAAGAGAAAAATTCCAATTCAGGGTTTACCAAAGATTCAATATCTTTTGATAAACATTTACAAACAGGAGGTATTGCCTTTTTAACGTTTTATTTTACCATAGATGGCATTACTGTAGAAACAGAAAAATACGCCCAAACCTTCCAAAATATATATCCTAATTTACCAATTCATTTTGTAGCAGGAGATATAAAACAAGAAGCAGATGAACTTATTCCTAAAAATGCGCTAAAAAAAGTAATTCCAGAAATGGAAGCTTTTGATGCTTGGCCGTTATATGATGATTTCTTTAAGATTAAAATGGAACGTGGAAGCGAATCTTACAATAGTCTTATTGGTAAATATTGGAAAGAAGTGTTGGTTTTAGTTGAAAAACTAGGAACTTACATAGAAGAAAATGAAATTTCGTTATTGTATTTAATTAACGTTTGCTCTAATCCTGGTAATGTTTCTTTAGCATTAGCAACTGTTTTAATTTCAGAATATTTAGGTATCCCTGTTATCAATAACAATCATGATTTTTATTGGGAAGGTGGCAATAGAGAAGTAGAAATTAAAACCAAAGGTTTAAAAAAAGGCCCTAGAGATTTCTTTTTTCATAATGCGCACGTTGGTGAATTTTTTTCAATTATAGAAATGATTTATCCTTGGGAAAGTCGTTCTTGGATGAATGTTAACATCAACAAAATACAACAAAACCATCTTATAAATACCAATGGACATAACCCCGCAAATGTTGCGTTATTAGGCACAGCCGTCGACACAAAATTGCATCAAATGAGTAAACGTGACATTATAAAAGCGTTTATGCAAGTTTCAACAATTTTTGCCAATAAAAAAAAGACAATTACAGTACATACTGTAGCAAATCATACAGATAGTAAACGTTCTTTAAAACCGATATTATTGGGTTACAAAAAAATGAAAGAATTCGATTTTGTAAACAATAACATTGTCTTTTTACAACCTACAAGAGTAATTAGCAGAAAATCTATAGAGATTAATTTTAAGTTGATAAAACGTCTATTTTCATATGATGCTTTTGCAGAAAAATTTGCAACAAATCCACAATTAAAACTTTCATTAATAGTATCTGGGCCCATACCTCATGGTCAGCAAAATTATTACCAAGAATTAAAAGAAGATTTTCAACAATTTTTAAAAGAACTTTCTTCAAATCATAGATCAAAAATATTTCTTGGCTTTCTATTTAGTGAGTTTGATAAAAATGATTTCAAGAAAAAATATAAAAAACCATTAGATATTGAACAATTATATGATGTTGCATCGTTAATATTATTGCCAAGCCAAACAGAAGGTAGAGGTTTACCAATTATAGAAGCTGCAGCTTGTGGTACACCTATTTTTTGTAGACAATATGAACCTAGACAAGTATATGATGAAGTAATTGGAAGGCATTTAGATGAATCTTTACGTTTAAATGTGTTAGAATTTAAAGGCTCTAAAGTACCCAAAAAATTAGCAGAAAAAATATGCGACCACGTATTCTATCCACAAAATAGAATGGTAGATGTTACCCATAATAGAAGTGTAATTAACAAACGTTATAGTTTAGAAGCGCTTCAAAAAAATATGGAGTATATTCTTAATCGTTTGCATTTACAATTACAATCTATTTCTAATGATGTAAACGCACAAGTAGTAAGTTTGGTAGGCGAATATCAAAAAATGGTAAATTTTGAGAATGAAGATCTTCGTGCAATTTTAAATAAAAAAAAGAGGCATTATTTACCAGGTTATGGAAGATTATCTTTTATGATTTACTTAAAATCGTTAATAGACCCTAGCTTTTTTAGGGTTGAAGAACAACTTATAAAAGGTAAGGTTATGAGTTATGCTAGAATGATGGAGAATGACATACCAGATTTAGTGAATACAGATTTAAATTTAATTCATAAATATTACAATGCTATTGATGATATTTTTAAATATGTTGATGGAGAATTTTCTATTAGACACGATCATGCATTAGCTTACAGACATAGAAACAAAAAAAAATACGCTTATCAATCTTTTACTTATCATGAAGTAACAGGTTTAGTAAATATGATTTATAGTGATGTTTTTAAACCTAAAAACTTACCTGATTTAACCTTAGCTCCACAGTTTTTTGCAGATTGGGAATTGGCATTATTTCAACTCACAAACAGTAAATTTTTAGGCATCGATGACCGAAAAACTCTTACAGAAAAACTGAAACAAAACATACCAAAAGGATATTTTCCTGGACGTTTTATTAAACACGAATTAGAGTACTTTGTTCTGCAACCCATTAGAGCACAGCTTAAACTTAAAATTGAAGAAGAACTTACCAAAGAAGTATTATTAGAGAAAGCAAGCACTTTACAAAAGATTTATATTTTTATACACGAACCAAGAATTACAAAATGGTTTTCTAATGCAAATATTAAAGAGTATTTAGAAAGTGGCAAAGAACCTGAATTAGGATTATTATTTAAAACAGGAATTGTAGAAATTATAGAAACCAAACAATGGTCAGAAGGCGTTCATTTTCCACAAATGGGTCCAAAAGCCATTAAGATTTTAAGAGAAATTAAAGAAGCAGAAGGCTTTATAATTACCAATGGTGAGTATGCTGCAATGATGACAGATATTATTGAAATTGATCATTTTCATATTGGTAAAGTAGATCATAATATGACCGCTAAAATTATGGGAATTCCTAAAGATAGTGGCTTTATACAATTTGTACCAGCTGCTGTAAGAACTACATTGGCATACCCTACTCCAATACAAACTGCTAAAGATTTTGATACTATTTTAAAAGGTGATTTATTTAAAAAACTTAAAAATCAACTTGGCGAAAAAGAGTTATTAAATATGATATCTCAAGACGCGATTGAAAACGGAACGCCAATAGCCAAACTTTTAGAGCAAATACTTCAAAATTTAAATAGTGAAAAAACTGAAGAAAAAGTAAAATCATCATTTGCAGGAGGAGTTTATGAAGACGGAATGCCTTGGAGTGGTGTTTTAGCCGAAATTGATACTAAAAAACACAATTGGAAATTTGCAGCTCATATTGCGAATAAAGAGCCCAAAAACGTACCAGCATTAATTAAGGAACATCAAAAGAAAAGTGGCAATACAAAAAATATTGAACTCGCTTGGAATGGTGGCTATATCTTAAACCCAGAATTAGTAGGTAAACTTGGTTTGCCAGAAACCTATATTGGTTCTCCTTTAGGCTTATTAATTATGAATAATAAAGTATTTTGCCCACCACTTTTTAATAAACCTGCTTTTATTATTTACAAAAATGGAGATATCGATATTAGAAAAGTAAATTGTAAAGCTGGTTTTATCATAAAAGGAAAACAAGCAAAATTAACTTTCGATAAAAAAAATTATAATAAACATAATAGTAAAGAACCTTGTTTTTATGATTTATCTTATACAGAAAATACCATATCTGCTGATGGAAATATAATTGTGAGAATTGCAGGAAATAAAGTAAAAGAAATTATTGAAACTAAGGATAAAGAGCAAATTTCAATAATTCCAGTAGGTATAACTTTGTCTATACCAAAAAACGATTTTAAAGTTGATATGTTTAAAATTGGATCACCTTTAGATATCGAACTACTAGAACCTTTAACTAATCCATATAATTGGAAAGAAATTTCTTACGCCATTGAAGCTGGACCAATGCTAATTGATGATGGAAAACAAATTTTAAATATGGAAGAAGAAGGCTGGAAAACTACTAACTCTATTAAAACACAAGCTGCAAGATTAGATTTTACAGATATGCGTGGTCCTAAAATTGCAGTCGGAATTACAAAAACCGGAAAATTAATGGTACTAATGGTTAATGGTAGAATTAGAGAATCTGTTGGTGCTACACATTTAGATATGGTAGATATTCTTTTAAAGTACGGAATGCACAAAGCTATGGGCTTTGATCCTGGAGGAAGTAGCACGCTAGTTGTTAATAATGAAATAATGAATATTTCGCCTTATAATAAAAATTACGAAAAAAATATTTATGCCTTACCTCCTGAACCTCGTTTTGTTGCCAATGCAATTTTAGGTTGGATTGAATAA